In one window of Stappia sp. 28M-7 DNA:
- a CDS encoding [protein-PII] uridylyltransferase translates to MTPKTPVRNADPFADLIDADALRHRLTALTAASDGDGSDLTVRGHVLNELKTAMRDARTRVEELLFADGGGTLCAQRLSHVQDEILRVIFDFAIHHVYRVKNPSAAERMSIVAVGGYGRGTLAPGSDVDLLFLLPYKQTPWGEQIVEYILYMLWDLGLKVGHATRNIDECLRLARTDMTIRTALLEARHVWGEEPLTDELIERFDKSVVAGSGPEFIAAKLAERDARHTRQGTSRYLVEPNVKEGKGGLRDLNTLFWISKYFYRVRSGSGLVKAGVFTRSDFQRFKKGEDFLWAVRCHLHFLTGRAEERLSFDVQREIAVRLGYTQHPGMKDVERFMKHYFLVAKDVGDLTRIFCAALEEQHAKAPQPLSKLIDRIASRARRQIQTGTPDFVIDKGRLNTVSDAVFEKDPVNLIRLFAIADRHAVMLHPEMLKLVRRSLKLITTQVREDPEANRLFLQVLTSRNDPETVLRKMNETGVLGRFVPDFGKVVAMMQFSMYHHYTVDEHLIRSIGVLGEIERGEAGEDHPLSTDLIKTIQNRKVLFVAMFLHDIAKGRPEDHSIAGARIARRLCPRLGLTPSETETVAWLVEHHLDMSTIAQSRDLADRKTIEDFAREVQSVERLKLLLILTVADIRAVGPNVFNGWKGQLLRTLYYECEPVLTGGHSLLPHDMRVEAAKRELAEALGAWRKEELGAYLERHYPAYWLRVPLERKIADAEMILAADRAGTGFSSRVVTHAFEGVTEITVLAADHPRLLSTIAGACFVAGANIVDAQIDTTTDGFALDTIYISRELPGDDDEIRRGERVCRLIEKALRGEERLPDSVARKAASRGRVKAFRVETEVLVNNSWSNRYTVLEISCLDRPGLLYDLTRAISGLNLNINSAHIATFGERAVDVFYVTDLTGQKIGNIGRQDAIRERLREAVEGEAVEEPIRRRPRRAGIA, encoded by the coding sequence ATGACGCCGAAGACCCCCGTCCGTAACGCCGACCCGTTCGCCGATCTGATCGACGCCGATGCCCTGCGTCACCGGCTGACGGCGCTGACCGCGGCGAGCGACGGCGACGGCTCCGATCTCACCGTTCGCGGCCATGTCCTCAACGAGCTGAAGACGGCAATGCGCGATGCGCGCACCCGCGTGGAGGAACTGCTCTTCGCCGATGGCGGCGGCACGCTCTGCGCCCAGCGGCTGAGCCATGTGCAGGACGAGATCCTGCGGGTGATCTTCGATTTCGCCATCCACCACGTCTACCGGGTCAAGAACCCGTCCGCGGCCGAACGCATGTCCATCGTCGCCGTCGGCGGCTATGGCCGGGGCACCCTGGCGCCGGGCTCGGACGTCGACCTATTGTTCCTGCTGCCCTACAAGCAGACGCCCTGGGGCGAGCAGATCGTCGAATACATTCTTTACATGTTGTGGGATCTCGGCCTGAAGGTCGGCCACGCCACGCGCAACATCGACGAGTGCCTGCGCCTCGCCCGCACCGACATGACGATCCGCACCGCGCTGCTGGAGGCGCGCCATGTGTGGGGCGAGGAGCCGCTGACCGACGAGCTGATCGAGCGGTTCGACAAGAGCGTCGTTGCCGGCAGCGGCCCGGAGTTCATTGCCGCCAAGCTCGCCGAGCGCGATGCCCGCCACACCCGGCAGGGCACCTCGCGCTATCTGGTCGAGCCCAACGTGAAGGAGGGCAAGGGCGGCCTGCGCGACCTCAACACCCTGTTCTGGATCTCCAAGTACTTCTACCGCGTGCGCTCCGGCTCGGGTCTGGTGAAGGCCGGGGTCTTCACCCGCTCCGACTTCCAGCGCTTCAAGAAGGGCGAGGACTTCCTCTGGGCGGTGCGCTGCCACCTGCATTTCCTCACCGGCAGGGCGGAGGAACGCCTGTCCTTCGACGTCCAGCGCGAGATCGCCGTGCGCCTCGGCTACACCCAGCATCCGGGGATGAAGGACGTCGAGCGCTTCATGAAGCACTATTTCCTGGTCGCCAAGGACGTGGGCGACCTGACCCGGATCTTCTGCGCAGCGCTGGAGGAGCAGCACGCCAAGGCGCCGCAGCCGCTATCCAAGCTGATCGACCGCATCGCCTCGCGCGCACGCCGCCAGATCCAGACCGGCACGCCCGACTTCGTCATCGACAAGGGGCGCCTGAACACCGTCTCGGACGCGGTGTTCGAGAAGGATCCGGTGAACCTGATCCGCCTCTTCGCCATTGCCGACCGTCATGCGGTGATGCTGCATCCGGAAATGCTGAAACTGGTGCGCCGGTCGCTGAAGCTCATCACGACCCAGGTGCGCGAGGACCCGGAGGCGAACCGGCTGTTCCTGCAGGTGCTGACCTCGCGCAACGATCCCGAGACCGTGCTGCGCAAGATGAACGAGACCGGCGTGCTCGGCCGCTTCGTGCCCGACTTCGGCAAGGTCGTGGCGATGATGCAGTTCTCCATGTACCACCACTACACGGTGGACGAGCATCTCATCCGCTCCATCGGTGTGCTGGGCGAGATCGAGCGCGGCGAGGCCGGCGAGGACCATCCGCTCTCCACCGATCTGATCAAGACGATCCAGAACCGCAAGGTCCTGTTCGTCGCCATGTTCCTGCACGACATCGCCAAGGGCCGACCGGAGGATCACTCCATCGCCGGTGCGCGCATCGCCCGCCGCCTGTGTCCGCGCCTCGGTCTGACGCCATCGGAGACGGAAACCGTCGCCTGGCTGGTCGAGCATCACCTCGACATGAGCACGATCGCGCAGTCGCGCGACCTTGCGGACCGCAAGACGATCGAGGATTTCGCCCGCGAGGTGCAGAGCGTCGAGCGGCTGAAGCTTCTGCTGATACTCACCGTTGCCGACATCCGCGCCGTCGGGCCGAATGTCTTCAACGGCTGGAAGGGTCAGTTGCTGCGCACGCTCTACTACGAATGCGAGCCCGTGCTGACCGGCGGCCACAGCCTGCTGCCGCACGACATGCGGGTCGAGGCGGCCAAGCGCGAACTGGCCGAGGCGCTGGGCGCCTGGCGCAAGGAAGAACTCGGCGCCTATCTGGAGCGGCATTACCCGGCCTATTGGCTGCGGGTGCCGCTGGAGCGCAAGATCGCCGACGCCGAGATGATCCTCGCCGCCGACCGGGCCGGAACCGGCTTTTCCTCGCGCGTCGTCACCCACGCCTTCGAGGGGGTGACCGAGATCACCGTGCTGGCGGCCGACCACCCGCGGCTGCTGTCGACCATTGCCGGGGCCTGTTTCGTCGCTGGCGCCAACATCGTCGATGCGCAGATCGACACCACGACCGACGGTTTCGCCCTCGACACGATCTACATTTCCCGCGAGCTGCCGGGAGATGACGACGAGATCCGCCGTGGCGAGCGCGTCTGCCGGCTGATCGAGAAGGCGCTGCGCGGTGAGGAGCGGCTGCCCGACAGCGTTGCCCGCAAGGCGGCATCGCGCGGCCGGGTGAAGGCGTTCCGCGTCGAGACCGAGGTGCTGGTCAACAATTCCTGGTCCAACCGCTACACGGTGCTGGAAATCTCGTGTCTCGACCGGCCCGGCTTGCTCTATGACCTGACGCGGGCGATCTCCGGCCTCAATCTCAACATCAATTCAGCTCATATCGCGACCTTCGGCGAGCGGGCGGTCGACGTGTTCTACGTCACCGACCTGACCGGCCAGAAGATCGGCAATATCGGCAGGCAGGACGCGATCCGCGAACGTCTGCGCGAGGCGGTCGAGGGGGAGGCGGTGGAAGAGCCGATCCGCCGCCGGCCGCGCCGCGCCGGCATTGCCTGA
- a CDS encoding ABC transporter ATP-binding protein: MSDPLHARPHERKVVLSLAGITKRFGAMTANEAVDLDLHAGEIVALLGENGAGKTTLMNILFGHYVADEGEVCIAGPDGGLVPLEPGSPHAALNAGIGMVHQHFALAENLTAFENIVLGTRPLLSPSTSSRADRQRLEALMRDSGLTVDLDLRVSRLSVGEQQRVEILKALYRDARVLVLDEPTAVLTPQESEGLFATLRQLAGNGLAIVFISHKLAEVLSASDRVAVLRMGRKVADLPTAECDRQKLAELMVGHSLSQSRREPRAPGDVLLALEGVSAGTGREAVRDLSLALRSGEILGVAGVSGNGQAMFARLVSGLERATSGRILLAGNDVTAQDARAMIAAGIARIPEDRHRDGIVGAMSVAENLVIEEIRSARYQRFGFLDFSAIAARAREAITAHDIRCRGGSAISRLLSGGNIQKIVLARTLDAEPAVVLAAQPSRGLDIGATGEVHRRLLAARARGAGVILISEDLDELFALSDRIAVIHRGQLSAARDADELDRATVGLMMAGHAEEAA, translated from the coding sequence ATGAGTGACCCGCTGCACGCACGGCCGCACGAGCGCAAGGTCGTGCTGTCGCTTGCCGGCATCACCAAGCGCTTCGGCGCGATGACCGCCAACGAGGCGGTCGATCTTGACCTGCATGCCGGCGAGATCGTCGCGCTGCTCGGCGAGAACGGCGCCGGCAAGACCACGCTAATGAACATCCTGTTCGGCCACTATGTCGCCGACGAGGGGGAGGTGTGCATCGCCGGGCCGGATGGCGGGCTCGTGCCGCTGGAGCCCGGCTCGCCCCATGCGGCGCTCAATGCCGGCATCGGCATGGTGCACCAGCATTTCGCGCTGGCCGAGAATCTCACCGCCTTCGAAAACATCGTGCTCGGCACGAGACCGCTGCTGTCGCCCTCCACCTCCTCGCGCGCCGACCGGCAGCGGCTGGAGGCGTTGATGCGCGACAGCGGGCTGACGGTGGATCTCGACCTTCGCGTCTCGCGCCTGTCGGTCGGCGAGCAGCAGCGGGTGGAAATCCTCAAGGCACTCTATCGCGATGCCCGCGTGCTGGTTCTGGACGAGCCGACTGCCGTGTTGACGCCGCAGGAATCCGAAGGCCTGTTCGCCACCCTGCGACAGCTGGCCGGCAACGGCCTTGCCATCGTCTTCATCTCGCACAAGCTGGCCGAGGTGCTCAGTGCCTCCGACCGGGTGGCGGTGCTGCGCATGGGCCGCAAGGTCGCAGACCTGCCGACTGCCGAGTGCGACCGCCAGAAGCTCGCCGAGCTGATGGTCGGCCATTCGCTCTCCCAGAGCCGGCGAGAGCCGCGCGCCCCCGGCGATGTGCTTCTGGCGCTTGAGGGCGTCTCCGCCGGTACCGGCCGCGAGGCGGTCAGGGACCTGTCGCTGGCCCTGCGGTCGGGAGAAATCCTCGGTGTTGCCGGCGTCTCCGGCAATGGACAGGCGATGTTCGCGCGCCTCGTCTCGGGGCTGGAGCGGGCAACCTCCGGGCGCATCCTGCTCGCCGGAAACGACGTCACGGCACAGGACGCGCGCGCGATGATCGCCGCCGGCATCGCCCGGATTCCGGAGGACCGCCACCGCGATGGCATCGTCGGGGCGATGAGCGTCGCTGAGAACCTGGTGATCGAGGAGATCCGGTCCGCCCGCTACCAACGCTTTGGCTTCCTCGATTTCTCCGCCATCGCCGCCCGCGCCCGCGAGGCGATCACCGCCCACGACATCCGCTGCCGGGGCGGTTCCGCGATCTCGCGGCTGCTGTCCGGCGGCAACATCCAGAAGATCGTGCTGGCCCGCACGCTGGACGCCGAGCCGGCGGTTGTGCTGGCGGCGCAGCCCTCGCGCGGGCTCGACATCGGTGCCACCGGCGAAGTGCATCGCCGCCTGCTCGCCGCCCGCGCCCGCGGGGCCGGCGTCATCCTGATTTCCGAGGATCTCGACGAGCTCTTCGCCCTGTCCGACCGCATCGCGGTGATCCATCGCGGCCAGCTGAGCGCGGCACGCGATGCCGACGAGCTCGATCGCGCCACCGTCGGCCTGATGATGGCCGGCCACGCGGAGGAGGCCGCATGA
- a CDS encoding FxsA family protein — protein MPIGLFILLAIIGLPLLEILVFIEVGSEIGAVPTVLLTIATAVAGSLMLRLQGLSLLRRVRAEMDRGQVPGEDIMQGALIVVASVLLLIPGFLTDALGLLLFVPPLRAAIARIMVRNARVTVVRAGARRKSQGEGVVDLDRDDWADLDDNGKGGPNGSSPWRGEIGDGRNDRS, from the coding sequence ATGCCCATCGGACTGTTCATCCTTCTCGCCATCATCGGCCTCCCCCTTCTCGAGATCCTCGTCTTCATCGAGGTCGGCTCGGAAATCGGCGCGGTGCCGACGGTGCTCCTGACCATCGCGACGGCGGTCGCCGGCAGCTTGATGCTTCGACTGCAGGGCCTGTCGCTGCTGCGGCGCGTGCGCGCCGAGATGGATCGCGGCCAGGTGCCCGGCGAGGATATCATGCAGGGCGCGCTGATCGTCGTCGCCAGCGTGCTGTTGCTGATCCCCGGCTTCCTTACCGATGCGCTCGGCCTGCTCCTTTTCGTGCCGCCGCTGCGGGCGGCCATCGCCCGGATCATGGTGCGCAACGCGCGGGTGACCGTGGTGCGGGCCGGTGCCCGGCGGAAAAGCCAGGGCGAGGGCGTGGTCGATCTCGACCGCGACGACTGGGCGGACCTCGACGACAACGGCAAGGGCGGACCGAACGGCTCCTCGCCGTGGCGGGGAGAGATCGGCGACGGCCGGAACGACCGTTCCTGA
- a CDS encoding Tim44/TimA family putative adaptor protein, translating into MFNDITTIIFLVLAVVIFFRLRSVLGRRTGNERPPFDPYSAPERDNRAGAPAQDDNVIPLPGQTAPQGGPSQAPAAATLDKVAPEGSALNQALRQILSADRSFEPQGFLQGARAAYEMIVTAFANGDRKMLKNLLSKEVYEGFVAAISDRESRGETIESTFVGIEKADIVEAALKGTTAQVTVKFRSELISATRDRNGAIVDGDPNAVSEVTDIWTFARDTTSRDPNWRLVATESVE; encoded by the coding sequence ATGTTCAACGACATCACCACTATCATCTTTCTGGTCCTGGCGGTCGTGATCTTCTTCAGGCTGCGCAGCGTGCTTGGTCGGCGCACCGGCAACGAGCGCCCGCCCTTCGATCCCTATTCGGCGCCCGAGCGCGACAACCGCGCCGGTGCCCCGGCCCAGGACGACAACGTCATCCCCTTGCCCGGACAGACGGCCCCCCAGGGCGGCCCCTCCCAGGCGCCGGCGGCCGCGACCCTCGACAAGGTTGCGCCGGAGGGAAGTGCTCTCAACCAGGCGCTGCGGCAGATCCTGTCCGCCGACCGCTCGTTCGAGCCCCAGGGCTTCCTGCAGGGCGCCCGCGCGGCCTACGAGATGATTGTCACCGCCTTTGCCAATGGCGACCGCAAGATGCTCAAGAACCTTCTCTCCAAGGAGGTCTACGAGGGCTTTGTCGCGGCGATTTCCGACCGGGAGTCGCGGGGCGAGACGATCGAGTCCACCTTCGTCGGCATCGAGAAGGCGGACATCGTCGAGGCGGCGCTGAAGGGCACGACCGCCCAGGTCACCGTCAAGTTCCGTTCGGAGCTGATCTCCGCCACCCGCGACCGCAACGGCGCCATCGTCGACGGTGATCCCAACGCGGTCAGCGAAGTCACCGACATCTGGACCTTCGCCCGCGATACCACGTCGCGCGATCCCAACTGGCGTCTGGTGGCGACCGAATCGGTCGAGTAA
- a CDS encoding helix-turn-helix domain-containing protein yields the protein MTPFGAKLRELRKKRGITLSEMAEALGVSAAYLSALEHGKRGRPTWYTVQRIIAFFNVIWDEAEELQRLAEISDPKVSIDTAGLQPEATELANLLAAKISGLSRDSLAHLLHQLRVAAARDRI from the coding sequence ATGACGCCGTTCGGCGCGAAGCTGCGCGAGCTGCGCAAGAAGCGCGGCATCACCCTGTCGGAAATGGCCGAGGCGCTGGGCGTTTCGGCGGCCTATCTGTCGGCGCTCGAGCACGGTAAGCGTGGCCGCCCCACCTGGTACACGGTGCAGCGGATCATCGCTTTCTTCAACGTCATCTGGGACGAGGCGGAGGAGCTGCAGCGCCTCGCCGAGATCTCCGATCCGAAGGTGTCGATCGACACGGCCGGCCTCCAGCCCGAAGCGACGGAGCTGGCCAATTTGCTGGCGGCGAAGATTTCCGGCCTGTCGCGCGACAGTCTGGCCCATCTGTTGCATCAACTGCGCGTCGCGGCGGCGCGGGACCGGATCTAG
- a CDS encoding BMP family protein produces the protein MTINDHFAWTRRAVLGLVASLAVMAGGLPAMAKDKPLKVAAIYTVPVEQQWVGRIHQALQAAQARGDVTYTYSENVANTDYERVMREYAEGGMDLIIGEAFAVERAARSVAAEYPDIAFLMGSSFGPAQPNFAVFDNWIHEPSYLTGMIAGKATKSNVIGMVGGYAIPEVNRLMNAFMEGALAVNPDVKFLVTFINSWYDPPKAKESAFAMIDKGADILYAERFGVSDAAKEKGILAIGNVIDTAGDYPGTILASALWHMEPTIDRVIEAVATDSFEPSDYGQFSFMSYGGGSFVVDESLADAEAVKAAREKEKEILDGLFRVNVNDAEPKSTM, from the coding sequence ATGACAATCAACGATCATTTCGCCTGGACGCGACGGGCCGTCCTCGGACTTGTCGCATCGCTTGCCGTCATGGCGGGCGGCCTGCCGGCAATGGCCAAGGACAAGCCGTTGAAGGTCGCGGCGATCTACACCGTGCCGGTCGAGCAGCAATGGGTCGGACGCATTCATCAGGCGCTGCAGGCGGCCCAGGCGCGCGGCGACGTGACCTATACCTACTCCGAGAACGTCGCCAACACGGACTATGAGCGCGTCATGCGCGAATACGCCGAAGGCGGTATGGACCTGATCATCGGCGAGGCCTTCGCCGTGGAGCGCGCGGCCCGCAGCGTGGCGGCCGAGTATCCCGACATCGCCTTCCTGATGGGCTCGTCCTTCGGTCCGGCACAGCCGAACTTCGCCGTCTTCGACAACTGGATCCATGAGCCGAGCTACCTGACGGGCATGATCGCCGGCAAGGCGACCAAGTCGAACGTCATCGGCATGGTCGGCGGCTACGCGATCCCGGAGGTTAACCGCTTGATGAACGCCTTCATGGAAGGCGCGCTGGCGGTCAATCCGGACGTCAAGTTCCTCGTCACCTTCATCAACTCCTGGTACGACCCGCCGAAGGCCAAGGAGTCGGCGTTCGCGATGATCGACAAGGGCGCGGACATTCTCTACGCCGAGCGCTTCGGCGTTTCTGACGCGGCCAAGGAGAAGGGCATCCTGGCCATCGGCAACGTCATCGACACGGCCGGCGACTATCCCGGCACGATCCTCGCCAGCGCCCTTTGGCACATGGAGCCGACCATCGACCGAGTGATCGAGGCCGTGGCCACCGACAGCTTCGAGCCTTCTGATTACGGCCAGTTCTCCTTCATGTCCTATGGGGGCGGCAGCTTCGTCGTCGACGAGAGCCTTGCCGATGCGGAGGCCGTCAAGGCTGCCCGCGAGAAGGAGAAGGAAATTCTCGACGGGCTGTTCCGCGTCAACGTCAACGACGCCGAGCCCAAGTCGACGATGTGA
- a CDS encoding Smr/MutS family protein, translated as MSRRRGRQPSPEERRLWEQVTADVDPIAPRGRARAEAPSAEPDETPAPVPTAALPAGPASSGASALRPPAPPSPPPLSPLEPRQRRRIARGTRAIDMRIDLHGLTQAEAHVRLRGFLSYAQSSGAALVLVITGKGAPGGSPVAGERGILRRVVPQWLSFPEFRPLVVGFEEAHAAHGGGGALYVRIRKSGKWGGR; from the coding sequence GTGAGCCGGCGCCGTGGCCGCCAGCCGTCGCCCGAGGAACGGCGCCTGTGGGAGCAGGTGACGGCCGATGTCGATCCGATTGCCCCGCGAGGGCGTGCGCGCGCCGAGGCCCCCAGCGCCGAGCCGGACGAAACGCCTGCCCCGGTGCCGACAGCGGCCCTGCCGGCCGGCCCTGCCTCATCCGGCGCATCCGCGCTGCGCCCGCCCGCCCCGCCGTCTCCTCCGCCCCTGTCGCCGCTCGAGCCGCGCCAGCGCCGCCGCATCGCCCGAGGCACCCGCGCCATCGACATGCGCATCGACCTGCACGGCCTCACCCAGGCGGAGGCGCATGTGCGCTTGCGCGGTTTCCTGTCCTATGCCCAGTCGAGCGGCGCGGCCCTGGTTCTGGTGATCACCGGCAAGGGCGCGCCTGGCGGCAGCCCGGTGGCCGGCGAGCGCGGCATCCTGCGCCGCGTCGTGCCGCAATGGCTGTCCTTCCCCGAATTCCGCCCCTTGGTGGTGGGTTTCGAGGAGGCGCATGCCGCCCATGGCGGCGGCGGCGCGCTCTATGTCAGGATCCGCAAGAGCGGAAAGTGGGGGGGACGATGA
- a CDS encoding murein transglycosylase A produces the protein MLSAPLTFAELPGWAGDDHRAALAAFLRHCRDRAADLPADLARLCAPAQAAFDSGGTQAARTFLEQHFEPRRILADGFVTGYFEPEYKGSRHRGGGYDTPLLVRPPELVPLAGRPAPEGLPKDAPFAFSSGNGHLVAPPDRGAIMDGALAGRGLELVWLADPVDAFYVHVQGSARIRLREGGSLRVGYAGKTGHPYSAIGRVMIERGLAEPGTVTMQVLRKWLSENPDEIDGVLRRNRSYIFFREVTEAGEHEGPVGAAGLPLLPGRSLAVDAAHHAYGALVFVSADLPSGPEGAREAFRRLMIAEDTGSAIVGPARGDIFFGSGEEAGEQAGRIQHRADMVLLVPRGREARP, from the coding sequence ATGCTGTCTGCGCCCCTGACTTTCGCGGAGCTTCCCGGCTGGGCCGGCGACGACCACCGCGCCGCCCTGGCTGCGTTCCTGCGCCATTGCCGGGACCGGGCGGCAGATCTCCCCGCGGATCTGGCGCGGCTGTGCGCGCCGGCACAGGCCGCCTTCGACAGCGGCGGGACGCAGGCGGCTCGCACCTTCCTGGAACAGCACTTCGAGCCGCGCCGCATCCTCGCCGACGGCTTCGTCACCGGCTATTTCGAGCCCGAGTACAAGGGTTCGCGTCACCGGGGCGGCGGCTACGACACGCCGCTTCTGGTTCGGCCGCCGGAGCTTGTGCCCCTGGCCGGCCGGCCGGCGCCGGAGGGATTGCCCAAGGATGCGCCCTTTGCCTTTTCCAGCGGCAACGGCCACCTGGTCGCACCGCCCGACCGGGGGGCGATCATGGACGGGGCGCTGGCCGGCCGGGGCCTCGAACTTGTCTGGCTGGCCGACCCGGTCGATGCGTTCTACGTCCATGTGCAGGGCTCGGCCCGCATTCGCCTGCGCGAAGGCGGCAGCCTGCGTGTCGGCTATGCCGGCAAGACCGGGCACCCCTACAGCGCTATCGGCCGGGTTATGATCGAGCGCGGCCTTGCCGAGCCCGGCACCGTCACCATGCAGGTGCTGCGCAAGTGGCTGTCCGAAAACCCCGACGAGATCGACGGGGTCCTGCGCCGCAACCGCTCCTACATCTTCTTTCGCGAGGTAACGGAGGCGGGCGAGCACGAGGGACCGGTCGGGGCCGCCGGACTGCCGCTGCTGCCCGGCCGCAGCCTTGCCGTCGACGCCGCGCATCACGCCTATGGGGCGCTGGTCTTCGTTTCCGCCGATCTTCCCTCCGGCCCGGAGGGCGCGCGCGAAGCTTTCCGCCGGCTGATGATCGCCGAAGACACCGGATCGGCCATTGTCGGCCCGGCGCGGGGCGACATCTTCTTCGGCTCGGGCGAGGAAGCTGGAGAACAGGCCGGCCGCATCCAGCACCGGGCGGACATGGTGCTGCTCGTGCCGCGCGGGCGGGAGGCAAGGCCGTGA
- the murJ gene encoding murein biosynthesis integral membrane protein MurJ: protein MSLLRNFVTVGGATMASRVLGFVRDVMIAAFAGAGPVADAFFVAFRLPNLFRRLFAEGAFNSAFVPLFARAVEEGGDEGARRFAGEIMAALLWTLLALTAIAFIAMQGLVFLLAPGFTEDPSKFDLAVLLSRITFPYLLCMSLVAFLSGILNTYRRFAAAAFAPVVLNLVMIAVLTGIWYAGLEPGTTLGVVLAGGVAVAGFAQLALLVVAVRRMGFSVPFRRPRLTAGVRRLCKLGVPGVLAGGITQINIVVGTVIASAQAGAVSYLYYADRIYQLPLGVVGIAIGVVLLPDLSRSLRAGEDGEANGTLNRAMEFALALTLPATVALIAVPEPIVSVLFQRGEFGAEAASATTAALIAFAFGLPAFVLNKVFSPGFFAREDTVTPMWFAGIGMAVNVIGALALAPILGHVGIALATSLAGWVNAGLLGAALWRRGHFRMDRGARRRLPLLALASLAMGVGLLLGDWLMAPLIGAPSVLVRFVALGLLVLAGMVLFAGFVQLTGAVDLKGYVARARAARARRRAAPPPQAPEDPLG from the coding sequence ATGAGTCTCCTGCGCAACTTCGTCACCGTCGGCGGCGCCACGATGGCGAGCCGTGTCCTCGGCTTCGTCCGCGATGTGATGATCGCCGCCTTCGCCGGCGCCGGTCCGGTGGCGGATGCCTTCTTCGTCGCCTTTCGCCTGCCCAACCTGTTTCGCCGGCTGTTCGCGGAAGGGGCGTTCAACTCCGCCTTCGTGCCGCTGTTTGCAAGGGCGGTGGAGGAAGGGGGCGATGAGGGCGCGCGCCGCTTTGCCGGCGAGATCATGGCCGCGCTGCTTTGGACGCTGCTGGCGCTGACCGCCATCGCCTTCATTGCCATGCAGGGGCTCGTCTTCCTGCTCGCTCCCGGCTTTACCGAAGACCCGTCGAAGTTCGACCTTGCGGTGCTGCTCTCGCGCATCACCTTCCCGTATCTTTTGTGCATGTCGCTGGTCGCGTTCCTGTCCGGCATCCTCAACACCTATCGGCGTTTCGCCGCCGCCGCGTTTGCCCCCGTGGTCCTCAACCTGGTGATGATCGCCGTCCTCACGGGCATCTGGTATGCGGGGCTGGAGCCGGGCACGACGCTCGGCGTGGTACTGGCCGGCGGTGTTGCGGTTGCAGGTTTCGCCCAGCTGGCGCTGCTTGTCGTTGCCGTGCGCCGCATGGGCTTTTCCGTGCCGTTCCGACGTCCGCGCCTGACCGCCGGCGTGCGCCGGCTGTGCAAGCTCGGCGTGCCGGGCGTGCTGGCCGGGGGCATTACCCAGATCAACATCGTTGTCGGCACCGTGATCGCCTCGGCCCAGGCCGGCGCCGTCTCCTATCTCTATTACGCCGACCGCATCTACCAGCTGCCGCTCGGTGTCGTCGGTATCGCCATCGGCGTGGTGCTCCTGCCTGACCTGTCGCGCTCGCTGCGCGCTGGGGAGGACGGCGAGGCCAACGGCACGCTCAACCGGGCGATGGAATTCGCTCTCGCTCTGACCCTGCCGGCGACCGTTGCGCTGATCGCGGTGCCCGAGCCGATCGTCTCGGTGCTCTTCCAGCGCGGCGAGTTCGGCGCGGAGGCGGCGAGCGCGACAACGGCCGCCCTGATCGCCTTTGCCTTCGGCCTGCCGGCCTTCGTGCTCAACAAGGTGTTCTCGCCGGGCTTCTTCGCTCGCGAGGACACGGTGACGCCGATGTGGTTCGCCGGCATTGGCATGGCGGTCAACGTGATCGGCGCACTGGCTCTGGCGCCGATCCTCGGCCATGTCGGCATTGCGCTGGCCACGTCGCTGGCCGGCTGGGTCAATGCCGGCCTGCTGGGTGCGGCCCTGTGGCGGCGCGGCCATTTCCGCATGGATCGGGGCGCGCGCCGAAGGCTGCCGCTGTTGGCGCTTGCCAGCCTTGCGATGGGCGTCGGCCTGCTGCTGGGCGACTGGCTGATGGCGCCGCTGATCGGCGCACCTTCTGTGCTGGTGCGCTTTGTCGCCCTCGGCCTGCTGGTGCTGGCCGGCATGGTGCTGTTTGCCGGCTTCGTGCAACTGACCGGCGCGGTCGATCTGAAGGGCTATGTTGCCCGCGCCAGGGCCGCCAGGGCCCGCCGCCGCGCGGCTCCCCCGCCGCAGGCGCCGGAAGACCCGCTCGGATAG